From Salmo salar chromosome ssa04, Ssal_v3.1, whole genome shotgun sequence, one genomic window encodes:
- the LOC106603608 gene encoding LOW QUALITY PROTEIN: matrix metalloproteinase-28 (The sequence of the model RefSeq protein was modified relative to this genomic sequence to represent the inferred CDS: substituted 1 base at 1 genomic stop codon), giving the protein MEQDRNSVSTRLHFLEKYGYLTEEEDHQHKDIEVNKALSFTKGGRWQKRHLTYRVVNWPGHPPLGQVALAIXKAFQLWSNVSFKEVTQGSPDIWLAFYEGKHNDGMGNTFDGPGGALVHAFFPGRGEAHLAERWTLNGYKGHNLFMVIAHEVGHTLGLAYSPVRHALMSPYYKKLGKATVLSWDDITAVQQFYGGSAYSTLREEQAIKK; this is encoded by the exons atggaacaagacaggaacagcgtcagcacacgg ctg CATTTTCTGGAGAAGTATGGATACCTAACGGAGGAGGAGGATCACCAACACAAGGATATTGAGGTCAACAAAGCTCTCAG CTTTACCAAAG GCGGGAGGTGGCAAAAGCGTCACCTGACCTACCGGGTGGTGAACTGGCCTGGCCACCCCCCTCTAGGTCAGGTGGCCCTAGCCATATGAAAGGCTTTTCAGCTGTGGAGCAACGTGTCCTTCAAAGAGGTCACCCAGGGGTCACCTGACATTTGGCTGGCCTTCTATGAGGGGAAACACAACGACGGCATGGGCAACACCTTTGATGGTCCAG GAGGCGCCCTAGTGCATGCCTTCTTCCCTGGCCGAGGGGAGGCTCACTTGGCAGAGCGCTGGACACTGAACGGCTACAAGGGCCACAACCTGTTCATGGTGATTGCCCACGAGGTGGGCCACACGCTGGGCCTGGCGTACTCTCCTGTGCGTCATGCTCTCATGTCCCCCTACTACAAGAAGCTGGGGAAAGCCACGGTGCTGAGCTGGGATGACATCACCGCTGTACAGCAGTTTTATGGTGGTTCGGCATACTCCACACTGAGAGAGGAACAAGCCATTAAAAAGTAG